The genomic interval CACCGCCCAGTAATCCGCGCCGGTTTTGACGACATGCACGGTCACGACGAGGCCGTCGAAGGTCTTGGTGATCAGACGCGCCGCCGTCGCCGGATCGTTGAAATCCAGTCCGCGCGCGGGACGCACGTCGTCGAAACCGAAATCGGCGATGGCGGAGGCGACACCGTCGGGCACTGTCGGATCGCTCACGGCCTTGGCGGCGGGAATGGGCGTCAGGGTGAAATCCGGATCGCTCGGGCGCGCGCGGGAGACGACGAAGGACGGGCTGCCCGCCGGATCGGCGTCGACCTCGCGGATGCGGGCGCGATCGACATCCATCACATGCTTGTCGAGCCAGTCCGACACGGCGGCGCGCGGATCCATGACCGAGCGCACCAGCCAGCTCTGGTTCTCGCCCGGACGGCGCGCGAACAGACCCGTCGCGCCGGTCGTATCCCCGATGTCTTCGCTCTTGCCGGCGATGACGGCGCCGAGGGGGCGGCGCTTGTCGTCGCTGACCGCGATCAGGATGCCGTCGCCTTGCGGCGGCGTGTCGAGGTTCAGGAAATGGAGCCACTCCGGACGCGCCGTCTTGGGCTCGATGGTCCGAAGCGCACCGAGGCCGACCAGCGTGCGATGCACCAGGTCGATGGACGCCGGATAGTCGTTGCGCTGCCGCACGACCCAGCCCTTCTCGGGTCCCAGTTCGACGTCGAAGGCGCCGCTCTTCGATTCGATATGGATGCGCGCCGCCTCGCTTTCATGGGCCGCGAAGCCGGGGAGGAATTCGGTCTGCGCCGGCATGCTGCCTTGGCTGGATTCCTGCCACAGGGCGGCGATGGCGAGCAGCAGGCTCACCAACGCGGCGGCGGCAAGAATGCCGAGGTTGCGGCGGCGCGGATCGGCGAGGATTTGGTTCAGGTCCATCGCGGCCTCACTGCGCCATCGCGCGGGCGCGGCGGCGGCGCCTGAGCACCGCCAGCAGGATCGCGAAGCCGGCGACGAACAGCGGCACTAGCGCGATGTTCACGAAGGCCAGGATATCGCCCAGCGTGTCGACGTCCTTGCGCAGCCGGTGCTGCACGTCGCGCAGCTTGGTGCGGATGTCGACGAGCTGTTTCTTGAAGCGGTCGATCTCGGCCTGCTGCGCGGCCGAGAGGCCCTGCGCGTTGGTGGGATTGGCGCCGCCGCCCTGTTCGAGCTCGTGCAGGCGTTGCTGCACGGCGGTCATCTGGGCCTGCAAGGCTTCGGCCTCGGCCTGGAAGTCGGCCTGGGCCAGCGCCTGCATGCGCTTGACCACGATGAAAGGCCGGTCGTTGGTCGCGCGGGTGCGCAGCGTGATCAGGTCGCTCGATCCCGACAGGTTCTCGATGGCGTTCAGCACGAAGGCGCCGTTGTCGGCGAAGGGCGCGGCGACGCGCTTGCCGTAGAGGTTTTCGGTGTGCACCCAGAACCGATCGTCGAAAATGTCGCTGTCGGCCATCACGATGACGTTGATCGGTCCCGTCGATTCCTTGACCTGCGGCGGCAGCGGCGCCGGCGGCGGCTGGCCCGCGGTCGTCATCGGCGCCGGCGGACCGGCGGGGAAGGCGGTCGCGGCCGGTCCGGTGACGCGTGCCGCGAGGATGAAGCGCTCGCCGGTCGGGTTGATCGCGGCCAGCAGGGTCTCGGGGCGCGGGTTGAAGCGGACGGATTCAACGTCCAGCAGCGAAGCCTGGTCGGAAGTGATGACCAGCGGCAGGAAGCTCGTCGTCGCGCTCTTGAGGGGATGCAATACGCCGACGCTGGCGAGGTTCAGCGTCTGCAGCGAGGCGGTGACGGGGTCCTTGGCGTCGAAATCGCCTTGAACCAGGTGCAGCCAGATCGGATAGCTCGCCACCGGATTGCGCGGATCGGCGGAGACCTGCACCCGCTGCGCCAGCTCGCGGTCGGCGACCACCTTGGCCGGCGTGTAGCCGATGCCCCAGGCATGGAAAAGCTGCGGCAGGTCCGAGGTCGGATTGCCGCCGCCGCGCGGATCCATGCCGCCGCCGGCCTGGGCCAGCTCCGCGTTGGGATCGACGAAGACGAGCGCGTGGCCGCCCCTCAGCACGAACTGGTCGATGGCATAAAGCGCGGCGGCGCTCAGGTTGGTCGGATGCACCACCATCAGCACCGAGACCTCGGGCGGGATGCGGCCCGCGGCGGGATCGAGCATCTGCGTCGTATAGGTCTGGGCAAGCTCGGAATAGATCGCATAGGGCTGCGACGCGCCCTGGAGCGCCGCCTGCACGCCGCCCGCGCCGGTGTCGAGCGGCAGGCTCGAAATAATGCCGAGAACCGGCTTGCTCGGCTGCGACAGGTGATAGATCAGGGTCGTGAGATCGAGTTCGAGATACTGCTCGCGCTCGGTGGTGAAGTAGGGGATCGTCTCCTTGCCGTCGATGCGGTTGGTCCCGACCAGGCCGAAATAGACCGTGTCGCCGCTGTCGGTCGGCGCGCCGGAAAGCCCGTTCGCCGTCGCCTCGTCCTCGGCCGCGGTGAAGGGCTCGGGATCGACGGTCTTGAGGACGATCTTGCCGTGGCTGATCGAGGCATATTCCTCCAGAAGGTCGTGGACCCGCGTCGCATAGGCCTGGGTCTGGGCATAGTCGGCGGCGATCTTCTTGGAGAAGAAGAATTTCAGCGTGATCGGTTCGGGGATTTTCGCGATGATGTTGCGCGTGCCTTGCGCCAGCGTGAACTGGCCGGTCTCGGTCAAATCCAGCCGCGCATTGGTGATCGCGGTGTCCGCGGCGATGTTGACGCAGACGAAGATCACGACGGCGAGCGCCAGCGCGGTGACGGCATAGATCCGGCGGGACAGCGGCTTCATCGGCTCAACCGCTCTTCTTCAAGTCGACGGCCACGACATTGGCGGTCAGGAACAGCGCGATCAGCGTGAAGAAGAAGATCAGGTCGCGAACGTCGATGACGCCGCGGGCGATTGCCGTGAAATGGGTGAGGAAGCTGAAGGACGAGATCGCGGTGACGAGAGCCAGCGGCGCCCAGCCGCGGAAGAAATCGAGCACCAGCGGCGCGCCCGAGATCGTGAACAGGAAGCAGACCACCACCGTGACAACGAAGGCGATGACCTGGTTGCTCGTGGTCGCCGAGATGGCCGCGCCGATCGCGAGATAGCCGCCGGCCATCAACAGGCTTCCGACATAGGAGGCGACGATCACACCGTTGTCGGGATTGCCCAGATAGTTGACCGTCAGCCAGATCGGGAAGGTCAGCGCCAGCGCCACCGCGATAAACGCCCAGGCCGCGAGATATTTGCCGACGACCGTCGCCCATAGCGGAATGGGAAGCGTGAGCAGCAGCTCCATCGTGCCGGTGCGCCGCTCCTCCGCCCACAGCCGCATCGCGATGGCGGGCACCAGGAAGAGATAGAGCCATGGGTGATAGCCGAAGAACACCGACAGGTCTGCGATGTTATTGTCGTAGAAGCGGCCGACATAGAAGGTGAAGGCGCCCATCGCGAACAAGAAGATCACGATGAAGACATAGGCGAGCGGCGTCGCGAAATAGGCGGCGAATTCGCGCTTGAAGATCGGCCAGACCTGGTTCACGCCGCACCCGCCTTGCGCCTTGCGTCATGCGTGGTAATGGCGCGGAACACCTCGTCGAGGCGCCCGGCCTCGGCATACAGTTCCTTCACGTCCCAATTCTCGCGCACGGCGAGCGCGCTGACGTCCTCGATGGGAAGCGTGCCGATCTTCGGGAAAGCGGTGATCTGCGCCGCGCCGTCGCGCGCGGCAGTCGTCTCCACGGCGGACACCGAGGCAAGCGCCTTCAGCTTGGCGGCCGCGGCTTCGCGCTGCACCGCGGGCAGGGTCAGCGTCACCGCGTTGTGATAGCGCGAGCGCGCCAGCAATTCGGCCGGCGTGCCGTCGGCGACGATCCGGCCGCGGTCGATGATCACCGCGCGGGTGCAGATCGCCTCGACCTCTTCGAGCAGATGGGTCGAGACGATGATGGCCTTCTCCTGGGCCATGCCGCGGATCAGCGTGCGCACCGCATGCTTCTGGTTGGGGTCCAGGCCGTCGGTCGGCTCGTCCATGATGAGCACCGGCGGATCGTGCAGGATCGCCTGCGCCAGTCCGACGCGGCGCTTGAAACCCTTCGACAGCGTCTCGATCGGCTGGTCGAGCACGCCTTCGAGCTCGGTCTTGGCGACCGAGGCGGCGACCCGGGCCTTGCCCTCGGCACCCTTGAAGCCGCGAATCTCGGCGATGAAGGTCAGGAACTGCCGGGCCGTCATGTCGCCATAGGCGGGGGCGCCTTCCGGCAGGTAGCCGATGCAGGCCTGGGCGGCGAGCGCATCGCTCTCCACGTCATGGCCGCAGATGCTGACGCGGCCGCCATCCGGCGCGAGAAAGCCGGTGATCATCTTCATCGTGGTGGATTTGCCGGCGCCGTTCGGTCCCAGGAAGCCCAGAACCTCCCCCTTGGCGACTGTCAAAGACAGGCCCGCGACGGCGGTATAGGGGCCGAAGCGCTTGGTCAGTCCCTCGATCTCGATCATGGCGCCCGACTGCGGAAATCGAGGGTTTGCTTAGAGAAATTGCCCCCCGGCCGCAAGTTGCGCGGCGCTTAAACTTCGGTCACCGCCGACACGGCTTCTTGACTTGGTTGATCGTTCAATCAAGTATTCAGCATGGCTGAGGACACCAAGGACAGGCTTTGGATGACCGCGATGCGCCTGTTCGCCGAGAAGGGCTACGAGTCGACCTCCGTCGCCGACATCCTGCGCGGCGCGGGCGCCAACAGCGGCAGCCTCTATCATTTCTTCCCGACCAAGCAGGACCTGCTGATCGAGGTGCTGAAGCGCTATCGCGACGGCATCGGGCCGATGCTGCTGGCGCCGGCCTGGGACGGCGTCGCCGATCCGATCGAGAAGGTGTTCGCGTTGCTGGCGCGCTATCGCCAGGCGCTGGCCGACAGCGACTGCGTCTATGGCTGCCCCATCGGCAATCTCGCACTCGAAATCCATGAGCCCGATCCGCCGGTGCGCGACCTGCTGGCGGTGAATTTCGACGGTTGGGTCGATGCCATCGAAACATGCTTCGTCGAGGCCGGCGACCGGCTGCCGCGCGACCTCGACTGCCGCGCGCTCGCGATCTTCACGCTGACCACGATGGAGGGCGGCGTGATGCAGTCGCGCACCCACCGCAGTCTCGCCCCCTTCGACCGCTCGGTGGCGATGCTTCGGGACTACGTCGCGCGCCTGGAAAAATCCGCAGGGGAGGAAAAACGGACATGAGACGGCTACTGGGAATTGCGGTAATGGCCGGGCTGCTGGCGGCGCCGGCCGTTGCAAGCGTGAAGGACGATTCCTACAACGACGCGTCCGGCGCGCGCGTGCTGCGCGAATGGATCGTCGTCGGCGCGCCGGTCGACGCGGTGTGGAAGGCGTTCACGACGGATGACGCCTTCTCGAAATGGGCGGTTCCCGTCGTGCACATCACGCCCGGCAATGGCGGATTGATCGAATTCGGCCTTGAGCCGAATTCCAAGATCGGCGATCCCGGCAATGTGCGCAACCGCATCGACGTCTTCCTGCCCGACGAATTGCTGGTTTTCCACAACGAGTCCGTCCCCGCCGGCGGCCCCTTCGATCCGGCGATCTTCGCCACGGTGCGCACGCTCCTGCGCTTCGAGGACGCCGGGTCGGGAACGACCCGCGTGACGGAGATGGTCGTCGGTTTCGGCACGGGCGCGCTTTACGACCAGCTCTACGATCATCTGCGCGGCGGCAACGCGGAATATCTCGCGACGCTCCAGTCCTATTTCGGCAAGAGGCCTTAAAGGGGGGACAACATGTTCGACACGAAATCGCTTTGGACCGCGACCGCCATCGGCACGGTGCTGCAGCTCGTCATGGTGATCGCCGGTCACTTCGATCCTTTCGTTGCCAACAACGTGTTCCTGCTCGGCGGCATGGGGATCTCGGCCTTTGCCGGTCTGCTGTGTGGTCGCGGCGCGGGCGGCTATGCCGGCGCGGCGCTGGCGGGCGCCGTCGCGGGTGGCGTGTGCGCGCTCATCGGCATCGCCGTTTCCGTGGGCCTCGGTGACACGTTGGCGATGATCTTGGTCGTCGGCACGGCGAGTTCCTCCGTCACCGGCGCCGTTGGCGGTGTCATCGGGCGGGCGGTCATGGGAACCCGCGTCGCGGCTGCGTAAGCGCGCCGTCGATCCGCCACGATTGCCGCCTAGAGACGAATCGAATTCCAAGGCGGAGCGGATGTGTTCGACGGCAAGCTTGTGCAACGCGCGGCGATCACCGGCATCGCGCTCCAGGTGACGATGGTGGTCGTCGCGCATTACAGCCTCTGGCTGCGCGTCAACGTCTCGGAATTCGCCGGCATGATGATCGCGGGCCTGGCCGGGCTGTTCTACGGCCGCGATTATGCGCGCGGCTATGCCAGGGGCGCGCTCGGTGGCGCCATTGCCGGCGGCACCAGCGGCCTCATCGGCGTCGCGGCCGCGAACATCCTGGGCGACGCGGCGCTCATCGTGCTTCCCATCGGGACGGCCGTTACCGCGCTGACCGGCGCCGTCGGCGGCCTGTTCGGCCAGATGGATGCGAACATCCGCAACCTGAATGCCTGAGGCGCCGAGGCTGGCGCCGGTGCGGCGGCCTGCTAGGCTTGGGCCGAGACACGCCGGGAGCGGCCCATGGGAAATTTCGTGCAGGCGACGGACGCGGTGATCGCCTATCTGAGCGAGGTCGGCGCGCGCGAGACGCCAGCGCAGATCCGCTGCCGCGAGGAGACCCAGAAGCACCCCGCCGCGATCATGCAGATCGCGCCGGAGCAGGGCGCTTTCCTCCAGGTCCTCGCCAAGCTGATCGGCGCGCGGCGCTATCTCGAGGTCGGCGTCTTCACCGGTTACAGCGCGCTCAGCGTCGCATTGGCGCTCCCGAAGGACGGCCGGGTCGTGGCCCTGGACGTCAACAAGGAGTTCACCGACCTGGCGCGCGGTTACTGGAAGGAGGCCGGCGTCGACGCCAAGATCGATCTTCGGCTCGGGCCAGCCGTCCCGGCAATGGACGCGATGATCGCCGAGGGCGAGGGCCCGTTCGATTTCGTCTTCATCGACGCCGACAAGCCGGCCTATGACGCCTATTACGAGCGCGCCCTCACGCTGGTGCGGCCGGGCGGGCTGATCGCGCTGGACAATGCACTGTTGTTCGGCATGGTCGCCGACAAGTCGAATACCTCCGAGATGCCGACCGCACTGCGCGCCCTGAACGCCAAGATCCAGGCCGATCCCAGAGTGGACATGGCGCTCGCCACGGTCGGCGACGGCGTGATGCTGGCCGTGAAACGCTAATTTCGGTCTTGCGACAACTTCGTGACGGGACCACACTCCACGGGATGGCGGAAGAACCCATAGCATTCGTCCGTGCAGGCCATGCGCCGGCCGCACGGACGGGTTACCAGGGCGGGCAGGGCAGAGCGCCGGCCGCTTCCGGCGCGACCCTTGCGCAAGTTCGCTTCGACCGCGCTGAGCTCAATCGCATCCTGGTCCTCTACGGCCGCATGGTGGCCGCGGGCGAATGGCGCGATTACGCCATCGATTTCCGCGACGAGGTCGCGGTGTTCTCGATCTACCGGCGCACCTCGGAGATGCCGCTGTTCCGGGTGGAGAAGCGGCCCAAGCTGCGCGAGAAGCAGGGGATGTATGCGGTGATCGCCGCGACGGGCCACATTCTCAAGCGCGGCCACGACCTCGCCGCCGTCCTGCGCGTCTTCGACAAGAAGCTGATCAAGGCCCTGGCGAGCGAATAGCGGCGCCTCCAACAAAAAAGCCCCGGTGTTTCCACCGGGGCTCTTGTTCGTTGCGAGGGGTCCGCGCTCAGCGGCGGCCGTTGCCCATCAGCCTCAGGATCATCAGGAACAGGTTGATGAAGTCCAGGTAGAGTTTGAGCGCGCCGTAGATAGCCTTCTTGCCGGCGGTTGCCGCATCGTCGGACTCCGCATAGGCGTTCTTGATCCACTGCGTGTCGTAGGCGGTCAGACCGGTGAACACCAGCACGCCGATCACCGAGATCACGAAACTCACCATGCCCGACTGGAAGAACAGGTTCACAACGGAGGCGATCACGACGCCGATCAGGCCCATGAACAGGAACGAGCCGAAGCCGGTGAGATCGGTCTTTGTCGTATAGCCCCACAGGCTCATGGCGCCGAAGGTCGCCGCAGTCACGAAGAACGCCTGCGCCACGTCCGCGCCGGTATAGACGAGCACGATGGGCGCCAGCGCAATGCCGTTGATGCCGGCATAGAGCCAGAACGTGGTCTGTGCCGTAGCCAGGCTCATCGTGGTGATGCGGAACGAGAGGAAGAACACCAGCCCGATCGGCGCGATCAGCGCGACCCAGCCGAGCGGCGACAGGCCGACGCGGCCGGTCTGCGCGTTGAGCGCGAAGAACAGGTCTCGGATCGCCGGCACCTCGGCCACGGCGAAGGCCGTCGCGCCGGTGAGCAGCAGGCCCACCAGCATGTAGTTGTAGACGCGCAGCATATAGGTGCGCAGGCCGCTATCGATCAGGCCGGCGGTGGCCGTCTGGCCGCGCAACACCCGATTGTCGAAGTCCGCCATGGTGTGAGATTCCTTTCCTGCCGGTGGTTGGGCCGGCCTACGCTACTATATCGTGTTTCGCGGGCGTCGTATCAAGAGGCGTAAGCCCGCGATTTGGCTGCGAAATCGTGACATGCCGGCCCCGGACCATTCGCGGCAGCGGATTCGCCGGTCACGGCGCCCGCAGCTGCTCCGCCGGCTTGGCGGCCAGCGCCGCCCAGGCGCCGACCAGCCCGAACAGCAGCGTCGCCGCGCCGCCGCCCAGCACGGTGATCAGCGCCGCGCCGGCGTCGAAGGTCAGCGCGACACCCAGAACCTGCTCACAGATGAGATCGGCCGCGAGCGCGCCGGCGCCGAAGGCGATGACTCCGGTCAGAAGGCCGGTGATGCCGTATTCCACGATATAGACGGTCGCGATCCGCGCCCGCGTCGCGCCCAGGACCTTGAGCACCGTGGCGTCGTAGAGCCGCCCCCTGCTTCCCGCCGCGATGGCGCCGGCCAGCACCAAGAGGCCCGACAGGATGGTGAGCAGGCTGGCCGCGCGCACGCCGTCGCTCAATTCCTGGAGCAGCGCGTCGACCTGCGCGATGGCGTCCTTGACCCGCACGGTCGAGATGTTCGGGAACCTATCGGTTATGGCGCGGTAGAGCGGCTCTTCCTCGGTGGGATCGACGCGCACGGTCGCGAGAAAGGAATGCGGCGCATGGACGATCGGCTCGGGCGTTGTCACGATGATGAAATTCTGCCCGCCGGTGGTGAAGTCCACCTTGCGGAAATTCGCGATGGTGTAGGCGATCTCGCGCCCCAGCACGTTGAGCACGATCCTGTCGCCGAGCTTCAGTCCCATGCCCGGCGCCAGACCGGCGTCGAAGGAGACCAGCGGCGGGCCGGTATAATTCTCCGGCCACCATTTGCCATCGGTGATGATGGTGCCCTCCGGCGGGGTCGCGGCATAGGTGATGCCGCGGTCGCCGGACACCGCCCATTTCGCCTCGGGCGCGATCTTCGCATCCTTCGCGGCGACGCCGTTCAGCGAGACGATCCGTCCACGGATCATCGGTGTGCGCTTGTAGTCCTCGGCCGTCCGGAATTTGCGGATCGCGGCGTCGAACCGCGCGGCCTCATCCGGCTGGATGTCGATGAAGAAGAAGCTCGGTGCGGTGCCCGGCAGGCGATCCTTCACCTGGGCCGAGATCGTGCGGTCGAGCAGCGTCACGGTGGCGAGCAAGGTGAGGCCGAGGCCGAGCGCCGTCACCACGCCCGCCGTCGCGGCGCCGGGCCGCGTCAGGTTGGCGAGCGCCAGGCGGATCGCCGGATTGCGCGGCCGGGGCAGCCTGCGCAGCGTCCAGCGGAACGCGCCCGCGATCAGCCGCAGGACGACAAGGCTCGCCGCCACGCCGCCCAGGAACTCGGCGGCGAATTCCGGCGACGGCGACAGGACCAGCGCCAGCGCGACCACCAAGGCGCCCGCCACGCCCGCGCCGAGCAGATAGGGCAGGGCGCCGCGCCTATCGGACGGCGCCACGATATCGCGGAACAGGCTGGCCGGCGCGATCAGGCGCGCGCGCGCGAGCGGCGGCACGGCGCAGGCGATGGCCGAGAGCAATCCGAACGCCGCCGCGAAGGCCAGCGGCGCCGGATAGAGCGCGAAATGCGCCGGCGCGGGAATGTCGCTGCCGAGGAAATATTCCACCGCGAAAGGAAGGGCGGCGCCCAACATCAGCCCCACGATCACGGCGGCGGTCGCGATGGCCATCACCTGGAGGAAGAAGACGAGGAAGATCAGCCCGCCATCGGCGCCGAGCGATTTGAAGATCGCGATCTCGCCGCGCTTCCTGTCCAGGAATGCGCTCACTGCCTGGCCGGCGCCGACGCCACCGACGGCGAGCGCGGTCAGCCCGACCAGTGTGAGGAACATCGTCACCTGCTCGACGAAGCGGCGGATGCCGGGCGCCGCGTCGGAGCGGTCGCGGATGTCCCAGCCGGCGTCGGGAAACGCCTTCGCGGCGTCGCGCTTGAATGCCTTGATGTCGGCATCGGGCGGCAGCACGACGTGGTAATTGTAGTCGATCAGGCTCCCCAGGGTGACGAGCCCGGTGCGTGCCAGCGCCGCGTCGGAGACGATGATGTGCGGCCCCAGGCTGAAGCCGCCCGAGATGCGGTCTGGCTCGCTCACCAGGATCGCGGCGAACCGAAAGGTCTGCGTCCCGATCCGCACTAGGCCGCCGGGCGCGAGGTTCAGCCGGTCGAGCAGCGTCTGCTCGGCCACCGCGCCGCAGATATCGCCATCGCAGGCGAGCGCCTTGTGAAAGTCCCGCGCGGGCGACAGCGTGACGCCGCCGAAGAACGGATAGGCGCCGTCCACGGCTTTCAGCTCGACGAGCTGGCGCTCCGCCCCCGCGCCGTTTTTCGGCGCATAAGCCATGCCGCGCAGCGACACGGTCTGCGATACGCGGCCGCGCGCCGCGAGCCAGGACCGCTCGGCCGTGCTCGCCTCGCGATGGACCAGGTGCACCACGACGTCGCCACCCAGCAGCGTGCGGCCCTGCTCGGCCAGGCCGGTCAGGAACGCAGCCGACAGCGACTCGACGCCTGCGATGGCGGCGACGCCGAGCACAAGGCAGGCGAAGAAGATGCGGAAGCCGGAAAGCCGCAGCCGCATCTCGCGCCGCGCGAAACGCAGGGCGAGGGCGAGGCGGTTCACGCGGTCACCATCATGCCGAACCCGCCGAAGCATCGTCGGCCACGATGCGGCCATCCTTGAGCCGCACGATCCGTTGGCAGCGCCTGGCGAGGCTCTCCTCATGCGTGACCAGAAACAGCGTCGTGCGCGCGCGGGCATGCAGTGCGAAGAGGAGATCGGAAATCTCCTTGCCGGTCGCGCCGTCGAGATTGCCGGTCGGCTCGTCGGCGAAGAGCACGGTGGGCCGCGGCGCGATGGCGCGGGCGAGCGCCACGCGCTGCTGCTCGCCGCCGGACAACTGCCCCGGATAATGTTCGAGTCGCGCGTCGAGGCCGACCGCTTCGAGTTCCGTCCCGGCGCGGTCGAAGGCGTCGGCGATGCCGGCCAGTTCGAGCGACACAGCGACGTTTTCCAGCGCCGTCATGGTCGGGATCAGGTGGAACGACTGGAACACGATGCCGACGCGCCCGCGCCGGAACCGCGCAAGCGCGTCCTCGCCCAGCCGCGTAATGTCGGTACCGGCGACGCTCACCCGCCCCGATGTCGCTGCTTCCAGTCCCGCCGCCACCATCAGCAGCGACGACTTGCCCGAGCCGGATGGGCCGAGCAGCGCCACCGTCTGGCCCTCCGGCACCGTCAGCGACACGCCGTTCAGGATGTTCACCGGCCCGGCGACGCTGGACAGCGTCAGCCGCACGTCTTCCAAAACGATGGCGTCTGGGGGATTGTGCATCGATGACTCGGGCGAGACCTTACAGGCGATATGGGATGAGCACCGCCCGATACAAGCATTTGCTTAGCATGTTTGCCGCCTTTGTCCTTTCCATGACGGCGGTTCACGCCGCGCCGGTGAAAATCCTCGCGCTCGGCACCAGCCTGACGCAGGGCTATGGCGTGCCGCCCGGACAGGACTTCACGGCCGTGCTGCAGGATCGTCTCCGCGCCGACCATATCGACGCGACGCTCATCAATGCCGGGGTCTCCGGCGACACCTCCGCCGGCGGGCTTTCGCGGCTGGACTGGTCGCTGGCCGACCACCCCGACGCGGCCATCGTCGAGCTCGGCTCCAACGATGCCTTGCGCGGCCAGTCGCCGGCGCAGACCGAGGCCAATATCGCCGCCGTCCTGACCCGGCTGAGGGCGGCGCATGTTCCCGTCCTACTTACGGGCATGAAGGCGCCGCGCAATCTGGGGCCGGAATATGCCGCGCAGTTCGATCCGATCTATCCGAGGCTCG from Rhizomicrobium sp. carries:
- a CDS encoding DUF4340 domain-containing protein, yielding MDLNQILADPRRRNLGILAAAALVSLLLAIAALWQESSQGSMPAQTEFLPGFAAHESEAARIHIESKSGAFDVELGPEKGWVVRQRNDYPASIDLVHRTLVGLGALRTIEPKTARPEWLHFLNLDTPPQGDGILIAVSDDKRRPLGAVIAGKSEDIGDTTGATGLFARRPGENQSWLVRSVMDPRAAVSDWLDKHVMDVDRARIREVDADPAGSPSFVVSRARPSDPDFTLTPIPAAKAVSDPTVPDGVASAIADFGFDDVRPARGLDFNDPATAARLITKTFDGLVVTVHVVKTGADYWAVVSAEAAAPSTPAAAKEAAAINAHASGWAYKLPAFKGQLFMTTLDSLLKPPPAPSAPQP
- a CDS encoding Gldg family protein; this encodes MKPLSRRIYAVTALALAVVIFVCVNIAADTAITNARLDLTETGQFTLAQGTRNIIAKIPEPITLKFFFSKKIAADYAQTQAYATRVHDLLEEYASISHGKIVLKTVDPEPFTAAEDEATANGLSGAPTDSGDTVYFGLVGTNRIDGKETIPYFTTEREQYLELDLTTLIYHLSQPSKPVLGIISSLPLDTGAGGVQAALQGASQPYAIYSELAQTYTTQMLDPAAGRIPPEVSVLMVVHPTNLSAAALYAIDQFVLRGGHALVFVDPNAELAQAGGGMDPRGGGNPTSDLPQLFHAWGIGYTPAKVVADRELAQRVQVSADPRNPVASYPIWLHLVQGDFDAKDPVTASLQTLNLASVGVLHPLKSATTSFLPLVITSDQASLLDVESVRFNPRPETLLAAINPTGERFILAARVTGPAATAFPAGPPAPMTTAGQPPPAPLPPQVKESTGPINVIVMADSDIFDDRFWVHTENLYGKRVAAPFADNGAFVLNAIENLSGSSDLITLRTRATNDRPFIVVKRMQALAQADFQAEAEALQAQMTAVQQRLHELEQGGGANPTNAQGLSAAQQAEIDRFKKQLVDIRTKLRDVQHRLRKDVDTLGDILAFVNIALVPLFVAGFAILLAVLRRRRRARAMAQ
- a CDS encoding ABC transporter permease subunit, translating into MNQVWPIFKREFAAYFATPLAYVFIVIFLFAMGAFTFYVGRFYDNNIADLSVFFGYHPWLYLFLVPAIAMRLWAEERRTGTMELLLTLPIPLWATVVGKYLAAWAFIAVALALTFPIWLTVNYLGNPDNGVIVASYVGSLLMAGGYLAIGAAISATTSNQVIAFVVTVVVCFLFTISGAPLVLDFFRGWAPLALVTAISSFSFLTHFTAIARGVIDVRDLIFFFTLIALFLTANVVAVDLKKSG
- a CDS encoding ABC transporter ATP-binding protein, which codes for MIEIEGLTKRFGPYTAVAGLSLTVAKGEVLGFLGPNGAGKSTTMKMITGFLAPDGGRVSICGHDVESDALAAQACIGYLPEGAPAYGDMTARQFLTFIAEIRGFKGAEGKARVAASVAKTELEGVLDQPIETLSKGFKRRVGLAQAILHDPPVLIMDEPTDGLDPNQKHAVRTLIRGMAQEKAIIVSTHLLEEVEAICTRAVIIDRGRIVADGTPAELLARSRYHNAVTLTLPAVQREAAAAKLKALASVSAVETTAARDGAAQITAFPKIGTLPIEDVSALAVRENWDVKELYAEAGRLDEVFRAITTHDARRKAGAA
- a CDS encoding TetR/AcrR family transcriptional regulator, whose protein sequence is MAEDTKDRLWMTAMRLFAEKGYESTSVADILRGAGANSGSLYHFFPTKQDLLIEVLKRYRDGIGPMLLAPAWDGVADPIEKVFALLARYRQALADSDCVYGCPIGNLALEIHEPDPPVRDLLAVNFDGWVDAIETCFVEAGDRLPRDLDCRALAIFTLTTMEGGVMQSRTHRSLAPFDRSVAMLRDYVARLEKSAGEEKRT
- a CDS encoding SRPBCC domain-containing protein, with the protein product MRRLLGIAVMAGLLAAPAVASVKDDSYNDASGARVLREWIVVGAPVDAVWKAFTTDDAFSKWAVPVVHITPGNGGLIEFGLEPNSKIGDPGNVRNRIDVFLPDELLVFHNESVPAGGPFDPAIFATVRTLLRFEDAGSGTTRVTEMVVGFGTGALYDQLYDHLRGGNAEYLATLQSYFGKRP
- a CDS encoding class I SAM-dependent methyltransferase, with the protein product MGNFVQATDAVIAYLSEVGARETPAQIRCREETQKHPAAIMQIAPEQGAFLQVLAKLIGARRYLEVGVFTGYSALSVALALPKDGRVVALDVNKEFTDLARGYWKEAGVDAKIDLRLGPAVPAMDAMIAEGEGPFDFVFIDADKPAYDAYYERALTLVRPGGLIALDNALLFGMVADKSNTSEMPTALRALNAKIQADPRVDMALATVGDGVMLAVKR
- a CDS encoding DUF2794 domain-containing protein, yielding MAEEPIAFVRAGHAPAARTGYQGGQGRAPAASGATLAQVRFDRAELNRILVLYGRMVAAGEWRDYAIDFRDEVAVFSIYRRTSEMPLFRVEKRPKLREKQGMYAVIAATGHILKRGHDLAAVLRVFDKKLIKALASE
- a CDS encoding Bax inhibitor-1/YccA family protein; its protein translation is MADFDNRVLRGQTATAGLIDSGLRTYMLRVYNYMLVGLLLTGATAFAVAEVPAIRDLFFALNAQTGRVGLSPLGWVALIAPIGLVFFLSFRITTMSLATAQTTFWLYAGINGIALAPIVLVYTGADVAQAFFVTAATFGAMSLWGYTTKTDLTGFGSFLFMGLIGVVIASVVNLFFQSGMVSFVISVIGVLVFTGLTAYDTQWIKNAYAESDDAATAGKKAIYGALKLYLDFINLFLMILRLMGNGRR